One segment of Macrotis lagotis isolate mMagLag1 chromosome 1, bilby.v1.9.chrom.fasta, whole genome shotgun sequence DNA contains the following:
- the ESD gene encoding S-formylglutathione hydrolase — protein sequence MALKQISSNKCFEGFQKVYEHDSVELKCKMRFGIYLPPKAETEKCPVLYWLSGLTCTEQNFITKAGYHQAAAEHGLIVVAPDTSPRGCNIKGEDDSWDFGTGAGFYVNATEEPWKTNYRMYSYIIDELPKLINANFPADPKKISIFGHSMGGHGALICALKNPGKYKSVSAFSPICNPMLCPWGKKAFSGYLGSDQSKWEAYDATHLVKSYPDSQLDILIDQGKDDQFLKDGQLLPDNFIAASAERKIPVVFRLQEGYDHNYYFIATFINDHIRHHAKYLNA from the exons ATGGCCTTGAAACAAATTTCAAGCAACAAGTGCTTTGAGGGATTTCAGAAAGTATATGAGCATGACAG TGTGGAgctaaaatgcaaaatgagattTGGAATCTACTTACCACCAAAGGCAGAAACTGAAAAATGTCCAGTACTTTACTGGCTGTCTG GCCTAACTTGCACAGAACAAAATTTTATCACAAAAGCTGGTTATCATCAAGCTGCAGCAGAACATGGCCTCATTGTCGTTGCACCAGACACAAGTCCAC GTGGCTGCAATATTAAAGGAGAAGATGACAGCTGGGACTTTGGTACTGGAGCTGGGTTTTATGTGAATGCCACTGAAGAACCTTGGAAAACCAACTATAGGATGTATTCTTACATAATAGATGAG CTGCCCAAGCTGATAAATGCCAATTTTCCAGCTGATCCAAAGAAGATATCAATTTTTGGCCATTCTATGGGAGGCCATGGAGCTCTCATTTGTGCTTTGAAAAATCCTGGAAAATATAAA TCTGTGTCAGCATTCTCTCCAATCTGCAATCCAATGCTCTgtccttgggggaaaaaagcctTCAGTGGATATTTAGGATCAGATCAAAGTAAATGGGAG GCATATGATGCCACTCATCTTGTGAAGTCTTATCCAGATTCTCAGTTGGACATATTAATTGATCAAGGCAAAGATGACCAGTTTCTTAAAGATGGGCAATTACTTCCTGACAACTTTATAGCTGCCTCTGCAGAAAGGAAAATTCCAGTTGTTTTTAGATTGCAAGAG ggTTATGATCATAACTACTACTTCATTGCAACTTTTATTAATGATCACATCAGACATCATGCAAAATACTTAAATGCATAA